Proteins found in one Hippopotamus amphibius kiboko isolate mHipAmp2 chromosome 12, mHipAmp2.hap2, whole genome shotgun sequence genomic segment:
- the LOC130833333 gene encoding pleckstrin homology domain-containing family B member 2-like — protein sequence MAFVKSGWLLRQSSILKRWKKNWFDLWSDGHLIYYDDQTRQSVEDKVHMPVDCINIRTGHECRDIQPPDGKPKDCVLQIFCLDGKTISLCAESTDDCLLMLHQPLSRHMAVVHTVVHTCQELKLSMLQMGRLMLYPTSTHMQDFMDNSLPTKSSFVSGIETTTVTWRRACWLEQPQAWP from the exons ATGGCGTTTGTGAAGAGTGGATGGTTGCTGCGACAGAGTTCCATTTTGAAGCGTTGGAAGAAGAATTGGTTTGACCTGTGGTCAGATGGTCACCTGATCTATTATGATGACCAAACTCGGCAGAGTGTAGAGGATAAGGTCCACATGCCAGTGGACTGCATCAACATCCGCACGGGACATGAATGTCGGGACATTCAGCCTCCAGATGGGAAGCCAAAAGACTGTGTGCTGCAGATTTTTTGCCTAGATGGGAAAACCATCAGTCTTTGTGCAGAAAGCACAGATGATTGTTTG CTTATGCTGCACCAACCCCTGAGCAGGCATATGGCTGTGGTCCATACAGTGGTGCATACCTGCCAGGAACTCAAGTTGTCTATGCTGCAAATGGGCAGGCTTATGCTGTACCCTACCAGTACCCATATGCAGGACTTTATGGACAACAGCCTGCCAACCAAGTCATCATTCGTGAGCGGTATCGAGACAACAACAGTGACCTGGCGCAGGGCATGCTGGCTGGAGCAGCCACAGGCATGGCCTTAG